In Planctomycetia bacterium, the following proteins share a genomic window:
- a CDS encoding histidine kinase — protein sequence MASYVRGAAEQVGATCVTALDANSLLRRLEEIATPAVVVVNLETRGLDIATLMPRLAELSSAPRSVVAFGPHVHEDRLQAARNAGCTEVLSRGKFHAQAVEILTKSLATNTNS from the coding sequence ATGGCATCGTATGTACGCGGCGCGGCCGAACAAGTCGGCGCGACATGTGTCACCGCGCTGGACGCCAATTCACTGCTGCGTCGCCTCGAAGAAATCGCCACGCCCGCGGTTGTCGTAGTTAACCTCGAAACGCGCGGGCTGGACATCGCTACGTTGATGCCGCGTCTGGCGGAACTCTCCTCTGCGCCGCGATCCGTGGTCGCTTTCGGTCCGCACGTGCATGAAGACCGCCTACAAGCGGCCCGCAACGCCGGCTGCACCGAAGTCCTCTCACGCGGCAAATTCCACGCGCAAGCAGTGGAGATTCTCACGAAAAGCCTGGCGACCAACACCAATTCGTAG
- a CDS encoding zinc ribbon domain-containing protein, producing MPTYDYECDACHHKFELFQSINDSHKKKCPECGKPKLRRLFGTGAAIVFKGSGFYQTDYRSESYKKRAAEDKSASSGGTESKGDAQGDAKPAETPAKKSESGGSTSKGKKKASE from the coding sequence ATGCCGACTTACGACTATGAGTGCGACGCCTGTCATCACAAGTTCGAGCTGTTTCAGTCGATCAATGACAGTCACAAGAAGAAGTGCCCGGAGTGCGGCAAGCCGAAGCTGAGGCGGCTGTTCGGCACCGGCGCGGCGATCGTGTTCAAAGGGTCGGGCTTCTATCAGACCGACTACCGCAGCGAGTCGTACAAGAAGCGCGCGGCGGAAGACAAGTCGGCGTCGAGCGGCGGGACAGAGTCCAAGGGGGACGCCCAAGGCGACGCCAAGCCGGCGGAGACGCCCGCGAAGAAGTCGGAATCTGGCGGCTCGACTTCCAAGGGCAAGAAGAAGGCGTCCGAGTAG
- the yacG gene encoding DNA gyrase inhibitor YacG gives MSNSLMRCPICKREFRGEDTPAPPFCSERCRRIDLGRWLGEDYSMPVEREDEGEAPAEEN, from the coding sequence ATGTCGAACTCTTTGATGCGATGCCCGATCTGCAAACGCGAGTTCCGTGGCGAGGATACGCCGGCGCCGCCGTTTTGCTCGGAGCGCTGCCGCCGCATCGACCTAGGCCGCTGGCTCGGCGAGGACTACAGCATGCCGGTGGAACGCGAGGACGAAGGCGAAGCGCCGGCGGAGGAGAATTAG
- a CDS encoding P-II family nitrogen regulator gives MKMIVAIIQPTKLKAVREALTSVEVERMTVCEAQGYGRQRGRTEMYRGHEYKTNLLRKIQLEILVNDDFAERTIEAIQHVARTGPEGNIGDGKIFILPADRVIRISDGLSTQGAV, from the coding sequence ATGAAAATGATCGTCGCCATCATTCAGCCCACCAAGCTCAAGGCGGTCCGCGAGGCGCTAACCTCGGTCGAGGTCGAGCGGATGACCGTCTGCGAGGCCCAAGGTTACGGGCGGCAACGCGGGCGCACGGAAATGTATCGCGGCCACGAGTACAAGACCAACCTGCTGCGCAAGATTCAGTTGGAAATCCTGGTCAACGACGACTTCGCCGAACGCACCATCGAAGCGATCCAACATGTCGCCCGCACCGGACCGGAAGGTAACATCGGCGACGGCAAAATCTTCATCCTGCCGGCCGACCGGGTAATTCGCATCAGCGACGGCCTGTCGACGCAAGGCGCGGTTTAA